The Topomyia yanbarensis strain Yona2022 chromosome 3, ASM3024719v1, whole genome shotgun sequence nucleotide sequence acatctggcaacgttttggcaataatggttttatgcctggctaaatattattcaagctgaatccaataaggcgaaggtacctttttgatgtttttaaaatctagGGTACGATAGGTTACTATATTCGAAGTTATTTtaaacaatgtacacgcctagaaaatcactggttcaacttttatttgaagagtattaatactgcagattatttaaaaattaaattgacgcCATTCAGGTAAGAACAtgagaagtggcaaatgatggcAAATCACGAAACCAAGaaaagaaatgttgaaaaaacatgtttttcggcaGCTGCATCTGGATTTGTATTTGCGactgacttcttcggtgtcctcttcgtcgccagagtgtggactTGAAGTTGTTCTTTCGTCGCCAACGTGGTGGCTTAGCTGTGAAACGATCCGTAGTAacctatactacccatgatcgcatatttgtcccattttctatgggaaATTTTTAAGTACACATCTTTTGTACTTTAACCCTTTGCGACACAGTGAGACGTATACGTACCATCTACTGCCcctaagtttttattggatgTCTAGTTTGCGTTTACATATAAATACGAATTCTTTCTTTTAATCAACTCTTAGAAATGGAAGGAGTACAACTAGcacaaaaaattatgtgaatatgttaattatttattagttacaaacaattaaaactcgaaaataTCGTTTTTGTTATAATAAATTCAGCTATAGGGTAacgtgcctattttcaccatactaaccagggtgcctcactaattcattaatttctcggcctacaatcaatgtaATCCGTAAAAGattacatcaacagctttgctttgcTGTTAAGAACCaacataataacacaaatgcgctgaaaacagtgaaattcttgtGTTTGAGCGAACTCTCGAATCGactgcccctattgttgcgctaccatttgactcaatgcgttgaacaaagatggcagacactgctctaaccaacggcttcaaatgggtagcgtgataatagaaacatagcgataatgggctcatcaccctatctgaactaaaagtcctagagatctaaaacaatttttgcatgtatttcaaacattgaactaaataatagatttattgcagaatttttcgcatgtcagtttttttttgaaagaagatcaaaatatacaaaaatggaaattattattatgctggtctataaaagattctgagagaCAGAGATAGCttctcaactagcataaaatagattatgtggtttttgaggtcgctgattacgtttctgataacagaatttgaaaactCAAAATAGCGGTTACACAATGGCAgccattttttacgaaattttcgaattttgttacaatgggttttaaactagATTTACGAgtttttggggtcgctgattAAGACGttttagcacagagaacagacatataagctggaacaaactttcccgaaaaacatttaaatgaaaatacgttgaaaatcaccatcgcatacaggttcgcatgcgtgagtcaccattgtatccaagtttgcacacaagtcccgtatagcgattgctggccgatcgaagcgccggccagtggcaagttgctacttgctgttgtcatttcaaagcgacagttttatttctgacacaagttgaaaactttacttgtatgtcagttctcagtggttttaggccaatattaaaaaaaacatgaaatttagcctagcacagtcgccatattgtacccgctattttgaattttacattttcgacgtctgGATTAGAATCCTCGACCTCGAAAACCaatataaagctaaaaatagcAGTATTAACAATGAAAGAAAAATTCGCGCCGTAAAAGTACTTGTACAAATACATTAAGCATCATATTAAGTACAACAGAAGTAGTTTTAAATACTTTCATTAATTACttaaattacattcaaaatacgCAAGTATTTTGAATACGACGCACTCAACCCACTCAAGCactgtcagaaaaaatgaatacatgttttcccgcagggttatttttatttgacataaacacaaTCCAACGCAatactttttttcattttgggtgttctcttgataggccagatgtaaacaattgcagttttcctatgtatagtacacacagaaaaaaatgttggtaaaaataagagtttttcactcttagcaaaaaacaaccaacgcatactctttgtttaaaaataaaacttttgttttgagtactattcttcatttgcttaaaaggaaaacttttaccaaatacaaatatgttaatacggaatgctctgatgATTTTTCGAGGACTCGTTTTAAGCTACCCTGTACCTGGAAAGGTACAGTGTCAAAGTGACAGCGCTTTATGACTGATTATTTCAAAAACTGACATCgctgcaaagaaaaaaattgaacttCACGTTACCCTAGATACCATCtgtttattattttaaaaaatctgaaaaaactGGAGAGGTATAAATTTAAAAGGTAACTGCATTCGCTTAGACTTGCTTTAAAGAAGTTTTACATTATCTAATTGGGAATAATTTGGTAAAGGAGGTAAGTCGCCCGAAAAAATAAACACCTTCTATGTAGATCTTATCAATCTTTTAGGTGACTATTGCTGAAAGCTGGAACCAACCTCAAATCCGGTGTCATTCGAAGGTAGTTCCAATATACAAGTGGATGTGTGACATGACGTAATTATTTAAAAGCAACCGCGTTACAAACTACATCGCTTACACCCGTGAAGCGTTATGTCAATCATGGAAGTACATTTGCCGTTATATCAATTATGCAAAGGGCTCttgtaacaattgtggttttatggcaCTCGTTACGCACTTCTTAAAACATAGAATGCACCTATAGTGTGCGATAGAACTAAAGATGCTACCCCTAAGGCTGTGCCGGTAGCAACATACGATTATTAGTTCACAGGGTAATGACACGGTCAAGATCAGCAAGTAGAAAATGTTCGAATTCGTGATAAGTGTGGAGAAACCAAGTCGCTGAAAGGCGGCAATTTTTTCCAAGTCTAAAaagcaaatcaatcaaatgtaAAATCATGGACTAAGCCCACCATATGTTTTCTACTGTGATTGCCTGTACATCACCATATACTTGCTAGCCCCCTGGGAGAAACGGCTAAAGAAAAAAACCCAACTAGCAAACAGAGGACAGCAGCttagatgaaaaataagaagcgtTGAAAGTTaaacttaaattaaaaaatgacacaatatGCGCTTGATCCCGTTTATTGTTCATTCTAAATGTTCGAAATGTCCCATTATATTCAGGATTTGCAGATAGAAAATCTTACGCAGAGGAACATTTTACGCGACTGATCTTAAGATGTTGTGTTTGATTCGCTTGTTATGATATGATCTTCTCTGTCAGTTGCGAAACTCAATTTTAGTTTAAGCTCTTCGGGTTGCGCATTAATGattagggtaaaagggtataatacgccccaccggggctaaatgcccctcttcgattcccaggattcctgaattatctaaaaagtaaaaatgactgataacagtatcctttcatgaaatcaacgtactaaattagtttggtatttttaatatgttgcaaaacaacaatatacacaaaagtttcaaaagagctacttttatgtaagcttcacttttttcaatagcattacaaccaattagaaatagtcggattcgatagaactatttcaagtagcttactagaatgttatagttactatcttagtttatagcttggcttaaaactatgtgtgtgtagcattattcatgtattcacaacagctcatcaccggccaaaacgccccacccattgttgtggggcatactcaccgattgctgtggggcataccgtcctcttgttgtggggcatattacactttcaccgggggcattttgccctgggtgaaagaaaaaactagaatttaggcatctttgaaaaatgtttaattgtaCTTGTctcaggatgtttttaataaaaaatgaaacgggtactaatttctaactaatataacaataaattagagtagttagtgagaagatcatagcgtctaatggtgaaatatagctatttttgcttaaggggggcgtattagacctgtttaccctaatAAGCTTCCACAGACCATTAAGTTGTAAAAATGTCTCGTGAATCGATAGTGTGATCATAAAAGAGCCATCTTGCCAAATCTTAGTTTTTAGTCAGAGCAAACTCCAAACTCCGCTTCGGTATTGAGACTACCCTCGTATTTCTCATTCCCCTAGCTTCTCCAGAATACCTTCCCGTTTGTAGAGCTGATTCGAACTCAAACTTCCCCAAGCTTACTATCCGAATCCAGCTTCGGAAAGGTGTTTCAAacattcgtaaagtgtctaAAATACTTCAAGTGTGGATTAACGTAAAACAATGAATTGCATTCAAACCTTTCCAATATCCCAATTAGAGCTGTGTTAATTGTGCCTCTTCAGGATATCATTTGATTCCACTAGTCTGTGTGGTTTACTTCTTGCTGATCTATTTTACGATACCTTGTGTTGCTACTTTCTGAAATATCCATTGAAggtttgaaaatgaatttgatTTATAAAAATCAATACCTTCAATTAAGGGatactaagggccgatttcttgaCCCTTGCTTAACTGTTAAACCAAGATTACCGGAATGTAATCAGGTTTAAAATTTAAGCGTTGGAAGACATCGCCCCTAACTGAATTTTAGAAGCCGATTAGTGTTCGCTGGATAATCATCAGTTTAGCAGACtatatataatataaaataacTTTAGTGCTcttaaaaacgaaaaataattaaaatcactACAATAATGACAATAAATTTGTTGGGATAACGAACAGCACACTTTGATTGTGTAGCGTTGccagtataattttttttaacatttcgaCCTGTCAATACCAAACAGATGAATAGGGTGCGGTATAATTCGTTTGTTCGCTGTGTCAAAAAGTGATCACGCATTTGTATGGGACcatggcgtatttaatttgtatttgcttttactttgattattattcttgattaatttaaaagttttactttcaacctaatagttggcgttggttgttttttgctaagagcggaacactcttacttttaccaatatttttttctgtgtgtagccaagtttacataagatttattttaaaaaacaaaaaaatcgtttttacgtctAATAacgaattattttttgaaataatgttatattatgtatattggacctaaaatttatcgaatggaacggaaaactatatatagcttaatgacccaattagcGCAACCGCAGTGCAATCAAACGAATATCAaacgtcaaaatattcaactcTGCAATATTCTTCAGCCTTTTTCTTGACTGGGATACTCGCGGTTCAAATATTTATGCAAAAACAGGTAAATTTTACAGAAGTGTGTAACCCCAGTTTCCACTTGTTTCAACATTTCTCCGTGTTCAATCAAGATCTGCGTGCAATTCACTTCATTTCTTTCTCGTCGTACAATCGTTGCAGTAGTGTAAAAAGTGTTTTGTTCCGAACTTTATCAGCTTTCGAATTTAATCGAACTGCAGACGCGGATCGTTCACGCAAACGATTAAAGGTAAGAAAGATAAGTGATTTAAATCCCGTCGTAAGTaagaatttttattgaaaggcACTGCTGTTAGCTGCGTCCCCATACACAAGCGAAAAGGAAACAAACATGGATGACATCGACGATTTCTTCGATTTCAGCAAACCTTTCAACCGGGTAGTTATTTCCGGTGGGTACTGCAATGCTACGGTGGTGGAAGATAAAAGCATCTTTGCCAAGATGCCCGAACGAGAAAAACTTGGAAAGGAATATGTTGGGAAGTTTGTAAAGGAGGAGGAATCCCAGCTGATCAGTGTAAGTAAATGCACGCATTTCTAATACGTCGTAAGTCGAATTCTATAGAAGCAAAAGAATTTGACATATCAATATAAAAATAGGTTTGTTCTAGTACCAGGAGCAACTGGAAATGCTCCGGAGCAAACGGAAAAAATAGTTCCAGTATTCTCCCATTTGTTTCCTCTGTTAGCAagccggagtaaaaaggagcatgtattttttgctccggagcgaCTTCCGTGTGCTGGAACAAATCTAAAGTTTTGCCGCTTtcatcgaatcaaaacaagttAAGTTTTCAAAAGGCAATATTAGGAATTATTGTTTTTTGGTGCACGGTCGGCCGTAAAATTTATtattacagtgaagacccgattttatcaaccccGATTTCGTCTACCCCCGatgttatcagctttttgaccagattttgtcagcctcatgaaaattgatagttggttgtttgatgggttctagcagacgtaccaagttgaattctagtaaatcctttctaaattatatttttcttatcttagagatccaaaatatccaaaaatatatatttttttcgagatttttcAGACCTCCGTAAAGGGGAATTTAAACTAATGGGATTTCCGATTgatgacaccggtgtagtgcagtgTACTGGTTTTGCACCATTTTGAAGTGTCAATCGAACatagttttctgcacttctgctagaaagtgcactccactacaccggcgCACATTCatcgaaaatcccataaataatcagaaaaggctACGAGGCAATATCTAGGGACCGAAGAAGAATGTTATAAGAGCTTcgttttattaaaaagaaaggaaaatatatgtcccgatttcgtcagcctaaaattcaccaagggactGATAACGAGTTTTCActgtatttaattttttaagccTTTCTATTAGTCGAATAATATACTGTTACAGTTACTGAGAGCATGACATTAAACTAACGCATATCGTTTAGATTTGCAGTTGTTGACAAGTTGGCTTTTGTCTGATACCTTGCTTTACTATTTCTGCacagaaaaaattaaatttccaaAACTTGGAATATATCATTTTGTCGAATATTGATATTATTTTATAACTATTACATTAGGCGTTCCTGGACGAAGCCGCTGGTCCGTCAACATCGCGTACTTCTAATTTGGAGGATGTAGACGACGAAACTTCAATGGCTGACGAGGATGAGGAGCATACAAAAGCGTTAAAAGCTAAGGAGATGATGGCTCCGTTGTTCCAGCGGTACAATTTTGTGGTAAAACCAGGTAAACTCCCTATCCGGTTTGCAAAAGATGATATTCTGGAGAAGATTCGTACGAACGCTGTTGTAATTCTGCAAGGACCTACCGGTTGCGGTAAAACAACGCAAGTTCCACAGTACATTTTGGAAGAAGCTTATCAACGAAAGGAATATTGTAACATTATTGTGACACAACCTCGTAAGATTGCCGCTATGTCCATTGCAAATCGGGTGGCTGATGAGCGAAAATGTAGAACGGGGGAATTGGTCGGGTATAAAGTGGGTTTGAAAGAATGCGTATCTCCAGATACTCGTCTACTCTATGTAACAACAGGAGTGCTGTTGCAGTCTTTGATCACTTCCAAATCAATGGCCAATTACACCCATGTTATTCTGGATGAAATTCATGAACGGGATGTAGATATTGATTTCCTGCTAATAATTGTTCGTCGGTTGCTGGCCACAAATTCAACAAAGACTAAAGTCATTCTGATGTCGGCAACAATTGATGCTAAAGTTTTCTCGGAGTATTTTAAGATTCCAAAAAAGAGTGGTTATCTTTCTGCTCCAATATTGTCGGTAGATAAACCGTCACAGTTTCGAGTCAAAGATTATTACCTTGATGATCTAGATAAGCTAAAAACTGATTTCACGATTGATTTTGAGAACCCAGGAATCTCCCCAGAGATGTACAAACTCGCATCGAAATTAGTGTTCGTATGCGATCGACTTCTAGAAGACAATGATAACGAAGAGAGAATATTGGCCTATAAACCATCGATTATAATATTTCTACCTGGAATCAATGAAATTGAACAAATGTATGACAGTTTGATGGGAATGATGGAACAAACTCAGCATAAAAGTGAAACAAACCTTAAACTCATTAAGCTGCATTCGACAATGCCAACTGAAGAACAGGTTAGTTAACgctcaataaaattttatttcaagtTAAGTATTGTTTCTGTTATTGTAGGTGGAAGTTTTTCGTCGTCCCGCTCCCGGTCAGCGTAAAGTGATTCTTTCGACAAATATTGCTGAAAGTTCCATAACTGTTCCAGACATCAAATTTGTTATCGATTTTTGCTTACAACGTCTCCAGTATACGGAATCAAGTACGAACTTCAATTCGTTGCGTACGCAGTGGGCTTCGCACAGTAACTGCGAACAGCGTCGTGGTCGCGCCGGTCGTGTTATGGACGGTCGAGTATATCGATTGGTTACTCGTCGTTACTACGAACATCAGATGAAGGTTCCGATTCCTCCGGAGATGCTGCGTTGTCCGCTCGATGCTGTGGTACTAAAAGCTAAACTTCTAGAAATGGGTCCACCTCATTCCATTCTTGCCTTGGCTATGAATCCTCCGGATTTGAGTGACATCCGTAACACAGTACTACAACTTAAAGAAATGGGTGCCTTACTGAGCACAGTAAACGGCAACTATGAACAGCTAGATGGAGACTTAACTTGTCTGGGGCGCGTTATGGCTAAACTGCCGATAGACCTGCGCATGTCAAAATTAATCATGCTTGGATACGTTTTCAGCGTGCTAGAAGAAGCCATAATTATTGCCGCTGGAATGAACTCGAAGAATATTTTTCTCATTCATAATAATGTAAGAAGTTATACACAGAAAATGTACTGGGCTGATGGATCGGGTAGTGACGGAATTGCCATCTTGAATGCCTTCATCGCATGGAAAAGTCGCAAGGAACAATCCGGTGACGGTGGTGACATGGCCAGTTGGACTCGCCGTATGTCGTTGGATCTGAAATGTTTAATGGATATGGCTGAGCTAATTCGTGAAATCAAGGATCGCTTGAAAAGGATTGGATTTAAAGAAACGTATGGACCGAATCGAGTTGTGTGGTCATCCCGCGAGAAGACGGTCATCTTGAAAGTGATTATGGCTGGAGCCTTCTATCCACATTACTACGTGCCCATGTCCGTCGGCGGAAAGGAACTGATGGAACGACAATCGTTCACTGAACTGGGAGGACGTGATCCTTGCAATACGGTGTTTTTCACTGGGTTTGATCATGAAAGATACATCGGTTCGCTGTACACCGTTCAGATTAAGAATATTATCAGTGAAGGGGATGTTTCCCGACATCAAAACATGAAGGTAAGTGTCCTGTTTCTGCCTGAATTCAGTAGAAATGTAATTTTGCCATGTCCTTTCTGCAGTGCTCTTGAGAGGAGTGTTCAAAATATTGCGATactcaaaaagttttttttgacatAATCTCTAATTAAAGCAAAACTGTTTATAGTTCTTGTAGACTGTGACTGACCAAGAAACTaaaaatgagtcatcaaaattATAGTTGGGAGGAGCAAATCATTCTCAATAAGTATGATGCACTGATTCAAAGCTGTTTTATTATGTTTAGTCAATTGTTCGAATGATGAACATACATTTTGGTGCAGATTGTTCGTTTGAACAACGGAATATTGCACGAACAATTTAATTAAACTCATTTTTAGGATCATTACGGTAGTGAATCTCATGTATGGTCTCATAATGTCTGATCTAAATCATTTCCAATCGGCATGTCACGTGTCAATTGGTGTGTCGCAAAAACCATTGAGACTTCATCAAGGTTGGCCTGGGTAAAGTATAAGTTGAGGTCGTCGCTAATTATAAGAAAAAGCTTCACCATCATCAAAACGCATACCAAATATTAAAACAAAGTGTTTATTAAACTGccgagaaaaataataaatttttgaaaactcaatcgaccaaaccctgagtcgattcctagtccgaCCAGGGGTATTTACACCaaatttaaggttggacagagaatgggcaaaaagcagttttttccacaccgtgtgttagatcttcatgaaaatcaagcagcttatgtagaatgttgttacagtactgctgattgatttttatgaatatctaacacacggtgtggaaaaaaactacttttttcgttttcgatttttgcccattctctgttcaaccttaaagcaaatcagacaagtctagctaccggaccaacgtatctgaagtttgtataagatttttcgacaatttacatagagaaaacccactagctcgtattttcattgctaggtggcactgtttgcatcgtattatcactgtgggtgaaaataagaaagatattttaattgtctacaactttgccgaagactgttATTCAATCCGACTTCGTTAAAAGAAGTTGTTAAACTTTTAGctaagtgatgtctgagtcagttttgcatggagcctagcagtgcatgagtGTGTATCAGTTCTCAATTCTCAAgacctatacatttttgtgaaataatggctagatttagctgaatagtatgtttagaagaattgtagtacataatacgagttatattatggttagaaaattttagttccatctgtgaccgcagtgataatacgatgcatttggcgccacctagcggtgaaaatgcaagCTAGTAGGTTTTCTCCGTGTaaaatgtcgaaaaatcccatgcaaacttcagaTACGCTGGTTCGATAGCTAGATTTGTCCGTTTTACTTCAAACATGGTGCACGTACTCCTGGTCGGACTAGGAATTGACTCACGAGTGGACCGATAgcggtaatttttttcatatcacTCTAGTGTTTATGGTTATGGTCTACCCTCAGTGGTTCTATCACATtcgcccgaatgacattcgcccgaaagtcatttacccgaatgacgtTCGCCCGAAAACCATTTATCAGAATGGAtcatttacccgaatgtcattaacccgaatgGACCATTTACTTGAATGCCATAAACCCGAATGGACCACTCGCCTGAATGTCATGAACCCGAATACCACATTCACTCAAGCATAATATAAAAtcggtaattgtctagtttagagaCTTTAGTGATAGAGGATGGATTTTAATGCGGTTTTTGCCAAAAGGGTTGATCATAGGGGATAtagctagtttaaagccgactgagcggcagcagGGTCGGACAGTGTACCAAAAAACGATGTGGCGTATCCATATTAGTCACGACCACTggccaatgtggctacgccacatcactTTTAGGTGTACTGTCCGAAACCGCTGAGATTACGTTGCCAACGCCACAAATGCTATTCGTGTGCAAACTGATGCATATAAGGCAGTTGTCAGCTCGAGCAGTGGAATCTCGTGATAAAACTgacaaaataataagaaatctttcggaaacatcATCAATCGAGGTAAATATA carries:
- the LOC131692878 gene encoding probable ATP-dependent RNA helicase spindle-E, with the translated sequence MDDIDDFFDFSKPFNRVVISGGYCNATVVEDKSIFAKMPEREKLGKEYVGKFVKEEESQLISAFLDEAAGPSTSRTSNLEDVDDETSMADEDEEHTKALKAKEMMAPLFQRYNFVVKPGKLPIRFAKDDILEKIRTNAVVILQGPTGCGKTTQVPQYILEEAYQRKEYCNIIVTQPRKIAAMSIANRVADERKCRTGELVGYKVGLKECVSPDTRLLYVTTGVLLQSLITSKSMANYTHVILDEIHERDVDIDFLLIIVRRLLATNSTKTKVILMSATIDAKVFSEYFKIPKKSGYLSAPILSVDKPSQFRVKDYYLDDLDKLKTDFTIDFENPGISPEMYKLASKLVFVCDRLLEDNDNEERILAYKPSIIIFLPGINEIEQMYDSLMGMMEQTQHKSETNLKLIKLHSTMPTEEQVEVFRRPAPGQRKVILSTNIAESSITVPDIKFVIDFCLQRLQYTESSTNFNSLRTQWASHSNCEQRRGRAGRVMDGRVYRLVTRRYYEHQMKVPIPPEMLRCPLDAVVLKAKLLEMGPPHSILALAMNPPDLSDIRNTVLQLKEMGALLSTVNGNYEQLDGDLTCLGRVMAKLPIDLRMSKLIMLGYVFSVLEEAIIIAAGMNSKNIFLIHNNVRSYTQKMYWADGSGSDGIAILNAFIAWKSRKEQSGDGGDMASWTRRMSLDLKCLMDMAELIREIKDRLKRIGFKETYGPNRVVWSSREKTVILKVIMAGAFYPHYYVPMSVGGKELMERQSFTELGGRDPCNTVFFTGFDHERYIGSLYTVQIKNIISEGDVSRHQNMKVMFDRTTNRIFVTFLGSNDERDQRGSFMPGKVHSDVYRAIKLRKMGTRNRISELRTMRQKDAIEFATKLNLGHWEDANGWVSRRKVVKNAHLSVVPPIYRASMVCQVTHVVHCNKFHLRPEDSRNKDIFAEIHTKLNSNSYRLSRFDPEFHFSAGLMVAAPLQEGSDQYARAVLKSYKNMRRSGDVLWIIFFLDYGHTAVLGESAFRRLDGPLEYLKDVPQRVFEATLTEIQPSAIISPQGIWAAESINRFKEMTLGKIFIAEIYSVVNNVASVILRKGDELPINSELIRLKYAQYSEESYISKLDHDSRERKQREMSLDENMRMEVYRTAELNQNMYEEEELEDVSPPEEKLRCKVVLSGPHSPLETSASSTIQSGVMTAVTIEADSVNSVLLDSNPQDTHEKLLVAGFVNEQGNRLVLRQTSMMPNIPGFGALMALIFCPTCQLKKDADETRVVTILCGLGMDSTTGESLYPEHDMALSLDVVLTDDDISQINALRYTIDSILLTDKDQAMPKFNNVSIEKLKINIKSFIIKILEAERKFLDVRHAPNDYAWKTDLNASGGSSSKRRKDDLNIYKNAIFPLHEPLNLLPVSAKQIDFLKRHCRELHKLALTDVHLPRHGITCQMCNTILETLPQLRIHLYSKLHRDRESQIKFR